One window of the Rhodothermales bacterium genome contains the following:
- a CDS encoding TM2 domain-containing protein, translating to MSKVIKYLPELDGDEQVTVARLLTDMTEEQAEHFAHVYRQRRKDESTTLLLTAVAFIGVAGLNRFYLGQIGMGFLYLVTVGFCLIGPIIDIFNYKSLVGKHNSAKAFETAELIRGAFPELAPAKPGVLESRTPRTD from the coding sequence ATGTCCAAAGTAATCAAGTATCTGCCCGAGTTGGATGGGGATGAGCAGGTTACCGTGGCACGGCTCCTGACCGACATGACAGAAGAGCAGGCCGAACACTTTGCCCACGTGTATCGGCAACGCAGGAAGGACGAATCGACGACCCTGCTGTTGACTGCCGTGGCCTTCATTGGTGTGGCGGGCCTCAACCGGTTCTATCTCGGGCAGATCGGAATGGGCTTTCTGTACCTGGTGACCGTCGGGTTCTGTTTGATTGGCCCCATCATCGATATTTTCAATTACAAATCGCTGGTTGGCAAGCACAACAGTGCAAAAGCCTTCGAGACGGCCGAACTCATCCGGGGCGCGTTTCCTGAACTGGCGCCGGCAAAACCCGGCGTGCTCGAGTCACGGACACCCAGGACGGATTGA